In the uncultured Methanobacterium sp. genome, one interval contains:
- a CDS encoding acetyltransferase has translation MSKELIIVGDGEFAEIAYEYFTHDSEYDVKAFAVEKDYLEKNELFGLPVVPFEDLETIYDPSEYDVFVAITFTQLNRVRTRLYHEVKRKGFNVASYVSSHAFVWHNVKIGENCFIFENNVLQYHVELGNNIVLWSGNHVGHRAKIGDNCFVTSHVVISGYCDIGESSFLGVNSTLADFLKIGKDCIIGAGSNIVRDTEDAKVYVGNPAKPMEKSSYVAFGVKEE, from the coding sequence ATGAGTAAAGAACTTATTATTGTGGGTGATGGTGAATTTGCTGAAATTGCTTATGAATATTTTACACATGACTCGGAGTATGATGTAAAGGCTTTTGCAGTTGAAAAGGATTACCTGGAAAAAAATGAATTGTTTGGGTTGCCAGTGGTTCCTTTTGAAGATTTGGAAACCATTTATGATCCCTCAGAGTATGATGTATTTGTTGCTATTACATTTACTCAGCTTAACCGCGTTCGAACAAGATTGTACCACGAAGTTAAAAGAAAAGGTTTCAATGTAGCTTCGTATGTGAGTTCGCATGCTTTTGTTTGGCACAATGTTAAAATAGGTGAAAACTGTTTTATATTTGAAAATAACGTTCTCCAGTACCATGTGGAATTAGGAAATAATATAGTACTTTGGAGTGGTAATCACGTTGGCCACAGGGCCAAAATTGGTGATAACTGCTTTGTGACTTCTCATGTTGTAATTTCAGGTTACTGTGATATTGGTGAAAGCAGCTTCTTAGGGGTAAATAGTACATTAGCTGACTTTTTAAAAATTGGTAAGGATTGTATAATTGGAGCGGGATCAAATATTGTGCGGGATACTGAAGATGCGAAAGTTTATGTGGGAAATCCTGCTAAACCAATGGAAAAAAGTAGTTATGTTGCTTTTGGTGTTAAAGAGGAATAA
- a CDS encoding flippase, producing MKNIGVLFIGQIVIYLLSFFFTIITARYLGVQGYGVLSFAIAFTGLFAVLADFGLSTLMIREVAREKNLVSKYLGNIVIIKTILVLMTCVLIVLIINLMGYPKETIEIVSLFALCVGVNAFTTIFYAVFQAFEKMEYQSFGQIINSVLILSGSLLLIHFGYGILEYALLYLIVSLIVLVYSTILCIKKFTIPRLEVDWDFWKRLLLDAWPMGGMAIFIMIYFRIDVIMLSLMVGQEAVGFYSAAYQLSELTTVIPTMFITSMFPLMSRFFENSKSSFMKTYAKSTKYLAFVAILMAFIVTVIANPIISLVFGENFSGSVFALQIIIWSAAIMYITMLQGNVIITANKQLFSFKITIMAAIFNIALNLILIPHYSYIGASLATLITEAFGLMIGMFFLNKWGYKINILDTFLPPVLALLGATAVTVIMIKLTILNSILVAIIASFVYGIIIYKFGINSEDKLLITNIINSVKR from the coding sequence TTGAAAAACATTGGAGTATTGTTTATCGGGCAAATTGTGATATATTTATTAAGTTTTTTTTTCACAATCATCACTGCGCGATATTTGGGTGTTCAAGGATATGGTGTATTATCATTTGCAATTGCTTTTACGGGATTGTTTGCGGTATTAGCGGATTTTGGTTTAAGTACATTGATGATCAGGGAAGTTGCTCGGGAAAAAAATCTTGTATCAAAATATTTGGGAAATATTGTTATTATTAAAACTATTCTTGTTTTAATGACTTGTGTTTTGATAGTTTTGATAATAAATTTAATGGGATATCCTAAAGAAACAATTGAAATAGTCTCTTTATTTGCTTTATGTGTTGGGGTCAATGCTTTTACAACAATTTTTTATGCAGTATTCCAGGCTTTTGAAAAGATGGAATATCAATCATTTGGTCAAATTATAAACAGTGTCCTGATTTTATCCGGTTCTTTACTTTTAATTCATTTTGGTTATGGGATTCTTGAATATGCATTATTGTATCTCATTGTAAGTTTGATTGTTTTAGTTTATAGTACAATTTTGTGCATAAAAAAATTTACTATTCCCCGATTGGAGGTGGATTGGGATTTTTGGAAACGATTACTTCTTGATGCGTGGCCAATGGGGGGAATGGCTATATTTATCATGATTTATTTCAGAATTGATGTTATCATGTTATCTTTAATGGTTGGACAAGAAGCTGTAGGTTTTTATAGTGCGGCCTATCAATTATCCGAATTGACAACTGTTATCCCGACAATGTTCATAACCTCAATGTTTCCTTTGATGTCGAGGTTCTTTGAGAATTCTAAATCATCTTTCATGAAAACATATGCTAAATCAACTAAATACTTGGCATTTGTTGCAATATTAATGGCTTTTATTGTGACTGTGATAGCAAACCCGATTATTAGTTTGGTATTTGGAGAAAACTTTTCAGGGTCTGTTTTTGCTTTGCAAATAATAATATGGTCCGCTGCCATAATGTACATTACAATGTTACAGGGAAATGTAATTATAACTGCAAATAAACAACTTTTCAGCTTTAAGATCACTATTATGGCAGCTATTTTTAATATTGCCCTAAATTTAATACTGATACCACACTATAGTTATATAGGTGCATCATTGGCTACATTAATTACTGAGGCCTTTGGTTTGATGATTGGTATGTTTTTCCTTAATAAATGGGGGTACAAAATTAACATCTTAGACACTTTTTTACCACCTGTTTTGGCTTTATTAGGAGCTACTGCAGTTACAGTTATAATGATTAAGTTAACTATCCTAAATAGTATTTTAGTAGCAATAATAGCATCATTCGTTTATGGTATAATAATTTATAAATTTGGGATTAATAGTGAAGATAAACTATTAATTACAAACATTATCAACTCCGTCAAAAGGTGA
- a CDS encoding glycosyltransferase, with the protein MPRVSVIMPSYNHEKYIKDSISSILKQTFNDFELIIIDDASIDNSRDIINFFLEKDHRLKVKFHQKNLGTAKTINDALKISKGDFIAFTSSDDIWLPHKLQTQMKVLNENDELIVWSDGQLINKNNELLGKTFLELHNAMNKKKNGNLFESLLSGNYIFGTTRILKRDNIKNIEFDGQFKHLNDYKFEVDIARKFKYHFIPESLAYYRWHQDNTVSSKKRECEFEDILIREYFLENYGEYIHKNTKWNIYNRLRQLYSYFGDKKKSRYYLRESFNADMVASVKYFLIEIPFNVLKSFI; encoded by the coding sequence ATGCCACGTGTAAGTGTTATAATGCCTTCTTACAATCATGAAAAATACATTAAAGATTCCATTAGCAGTATATTAAAACAAACTTTTAATGATTTTGAACTAATAATTATTGATGATGCTTCAATTGACAATTCAAGAGATATTATAAATTTTTTCTTAGAAAAAGATCATAGGCTCAAAGTTAAATTCCACCAAAAAAATTTGGGAACTGCTAAAACTATAAATGACGCTCTAAAAATTTCAAAAGGAGATTTTATCGCATTTACCTCTTCTGATGACATTTGGCTTCCTCATAAACTCCAAACTCAAATGAAAGTTTTAAATGAGAATGATGAACTGATTGTATGGTCTGACGGCCAGTTAATCAATAAAAACAACGAATTACTTGGAAAAACATTTTTAGAACTACATAACGCCATGAATAAGAAAAAAAATGGAAATCTTTTTGAATCTCTCCTTAGCGGTAATTATATTTTTGGGACAACACGAATTCTAAAAAGAGATAATATTAAAAATATTGAGTTTGATGGGCAGTTTAAACATCTAAATGATTATAAATTTGAAGTTGATATTGCAAGAAAGTTTAAATATCATTTTATTCCAGAAAGTTTAGCTTATTACCGGTGGCATCAAGATAATACTGTGTCTTCGAAAAAGAGAGAATGTGAATTTGAAGATATTTTGATTCGCGAATATTTTCTTGAAAACTATGGAGAATATATTCATAAAAATACCAAGTGGAATATTTACAATCGACTTCGACAGCTTTACTCTTATTTTGGAGATAAAAAAAAATCAAGATATTACTTAAGAGAATCTTTTAATGCAGACATGGTTGCTTCAGTAAAATATTTTTTAATAGAAATACCATTTAATGTTTTAAAAAGTTTTATATGA
- a CDS encoding glycosyltransferase family 39 protein: protein MVSVINTQNSDNNQKKEHNKDYIFLPLLALILVLIAYYRASIQIEIGPIWDTFDFLSNAMYFAGHGFGYADLTRPPFFPFITSLIFRLGVVSESVIFYLDASFLVFGAVGLYLFFRMKFEAMESFLGSLLFSTFPIVILFTGVGLTDIPSVALSIWALYATVLAVKKNPLFFYFSFPLAMLAFLTRYPAGFIIFPIFFYLVINRCDVSLKNMIGGILLSLLPCLIVLLFFYNQFANPLGPFSSFYGSTQKAWSTTYVYYHPDPLYFLKNILSYIGVGGMAIILGFVISAFIGLVTKFKTIKLNLKQFSPSKLSHYTKIKVLALFLLFLLFIITFARTHYFISEIIFLVFGMLLYYTLRNSNIKDLDIHLLFVSWFAAFFIFHSVYAVKDDRYFITMAPALTYFLILGFSQIKRLWSLESKYKNRAYNIFAVILVVMMLVAAADYIPGIYDHESQNVVELNDIKMASQWLEVNDPQYFDKNISSDQWPYFSWYLKTNVKQVQLSNSNPDYENNLNTDNANYFLTVKEGLNLTNYQLIKQLGYVTIYKRQ, encoded by the coding sequence TAAATACTCAAAACTCTGATAACAATCAAAAAAAGGAACATAATAAAGACTACATATTCTTACCTCTGCTTGCGTTAATATTAGTTTTAATAGCTTATTATCGTGCCAGCATTCAAATAGAAATCGGCCCTATATGGGATACTTTTGACTTCCTATCCAATGCCATGTACTTTGCTGGACATGGATTTGGGTACGCAGATCTGACCAGACCTCCCTTTTTCCCATTCATAACCTCACTCATCTTCCGATTAGGTGTGGTATCTGAATCGGTAATATTCTATTTAGATGCTTCATTTTTAGTATTCGGGGCTGTTGGATTATATTTATTTTTCCGAATGAAATTTGAGGCCATGGAAAGCTTTTTGGGGAGTTTACTCTTCAGCACATTTCCAATTGTTATTTTGTTCACCGGAGTTGGACTTACCGATATTCCAAGTGTGGCTTTATCCATCTGGGCATTGTATGCAACTGTTTTAGCAGTTAAAAAGAATCCACTGTTTTTTTACTTTTCTTTCCCTCTGGCCATGTTAGCTTTTTTAACCCGATATCCTGCAGGATTCATTATTTTTCCCATATTTTTCTATCTGGTAATTAATCGCTGTGATGTGTCCCTTAAAAATATGATTGGTGGAATATTATTGTCACTATTACCTTGCTTGATTGTTCTTTTATTCTTTTACAATCAATTCGCCAATCCTTTGGGTCCATTTTCTTCATTTTATGGCTCAACCCAGAAAGCATGGTCCACTACATATGTATATTACCATCCAGACCCCCTCTATTTCCTAAAAAATATTTTATCCTATATTGGGGTTGGAGGGATGGCCATTATCCTAGGTTTTGTGATTAGTGCATTCATTGGTTTAGTAACTAAATTTAAGACTATTAAATTAAATTTAAAACAATTTAGTCCATCTAAACTGTCACATTATACAAAAATAAAGGTTTTGGCACTGTTTTTATTATTTTTATTATTTATTATAACCTTTGCAAGGACACATTACTTCATCAGTGAGATCATATTTCTGGTTTTTGGTATGTTGTTGTATTATACTCTGAGAAATAGTAATATCAAGGATTTAGATATTCATCTTTTATTTGTATCATGGTTTGCGGCATTTTTCATATTTCACAGTGTTTATGCGGTTAAAGATGATCGTTACTTCATCACAATGGCTCCTGCTTTAACTTATTTTTTAATATTGGGTTTTAGCCAAATTAAAAGATTATGGTCATTGGAAAGTAAGTATAAAAACAGGGCATATAATATATTTGCAGTTATACTGGTAGTTATGATGCTCGTAGCAGCTGCTGATTATATACCTGGGATATATGATCATGAATCTCAAAATGTGGTTGAATTAAATGATATTAAAATGGCCAGCCAATGGCTTGAAGTTAATGATCCCCAGTACTTTGATAAAAACATATCCTCAGATCAATGGCCTTACTTCAGCTGGTATTTAAAGACAAATGTCAAGCAGGTACAACTATCTAACAGTAACCCGGATTATGAAAACAATTTAAACACAGATAATGCCAATTATTTTTTGACTGTTAAAGAAGGGTTAAATTTAACTAATTATCAGTTAATAAAACAGTTGGGATATGTAACTATTTACAAAAGACAGTAA
- a CDS encoding glycosyltransferase family 39 protein, with product MIKFEDKNSKLVFLVLLIITVGLITYFRVRIQLIVGPEFDGFDFLANSALFAGKSIGYSDLLRPPLLSFLASLYFRFDGLYMGITSIVDGLIYLLGCIGLYLFLKERFNAIVSFVGSLLFATFPIIITFAGAGLTDVSSVSISIWTIYLTYLGVKKNSKFFYLAFPVAMLAFLTRFNLALIIFPIFAYIIANRHEIKNPRNIVIGMILGALVLLPLFIYFNAKFGNVLYPFMDFFRSSESSGSTIHFAYNPDILYFVKNMPYYIGTASWIIILSVVFALFVYSYQNIGKIGSVLGKIGSLTSLKNLRTGIKVKLLLILALLVVFVATFGKANYMVSEIIFFAITLLIYNVSSELELNVGWDLLFFSWFMAFFIFQSVYVAKDHRYFISMTPPVAYFLARGLNFITQTFEFKFKKKNLTLYIFALILSLIMVFSVAVQLSEIEEVNQKNKIFNQDVSNASQWLKSNDPDYKSKVIYADYWPYFGWYLQTNVGKMPMFRDNQSLYQGVKDFNFTADDKMALNHELNRVSPDYYMCAWDDMNFTNYAAVARFGSVTIYKRI from the coding sequence ATGATAAAATTTGAAGATAAAAACTCTAAACTGGTTTTTCTAGTTCTCCTAATAATAACTGTCGGCTTGATAACTTATTTTCGTGTGAGAATCCAGTTAATTGTGGGTCCAGAGTTTGATGGTTTTGATTTCCTGGCAAATTCTGCTTTATTTGCAGGTAAATCAATAGGATATTCAGATCTCCTAAGGCCACCATTACTTTCCTTTTTAGCATCCCTCTATTTCCGATTTGATGGTTTGTATATGGGGATCACCTCTATTGTAGATGGACTCATATATCTTCTAGGATGTATTGGTCTCTATTTATTCTTAAAAGAACGTTTCAATGCCATTGTTAGTTTTGTGGGCAGTTTATTGTTCGCAACATTTCCCATAATAATAACTTTTGCAGGAGCCGGCCTTACTGATGTTTCAAGTGTTTCTATTTCAATATGGACTATTTATTTAACTTATCTCGGTGTTAAAAAGAATTCTAAATTTTTCTACTTAGCATTTCCTGTGGCCATGTTGGCTTTTTTAACCCGCTTTAACCTGGCACTGATTATTTTCCCAATATTTGCTTACATCATAGCAAATCGACATGAGATTAAAAATCCTCGGAACATTGTAATTGGAATGATTTTAGGGGCCCTGGTTTTACTTCCCCTATTTATCTACTTCAATGCCAAATTCGGTAATGTATTATATCCCTTTATGGATTTTTTTAGAAGTTCTGAAAGTTCAGGGAGCACAATACACTTTGCTTACAACCCAGATATACTGTATTTCGTTAAAAATATGCCCTATTACATAGGAACAGCGTCCTGGATAATCATACTTTCTGTTGTATTTGCTTTATTTGTTTATTCATACCAAAATATTGGTAAAATAGGGTCAGTACTTGGTAAAATAGGATCTTTAACTTCCCTAAAAAATTTAAGAACTGGAATTAAAGTTAAATTACTTTTAATCTTGGCTTTATTGGTAGTTTTTGTCGCGACTTTTGGAAAAGCCAATTACATGGTAAGTGAAATAATTTTCTTTGCCATCACCCTCCTTATCTATAATGTCTCTTCTGAATTGGAATTGAATGTTGGCTGGGACTTACTTTTCTTTTCATGGTTCATGGCCTTTTTCATATTCCAAAGCGTGTATGTTGCCAAGGATCACCGGTATTTCATTTCCATGACCCCTCCAGTGGCTTATTTCCTGGCACGAGGATTGAATTTTATAACTCAAACATTTGAATTCAAGTTTAAAAAGAAAAATCTGACACTGTATATTTTTGCCCTAATCTTATCTCTGATTATGGTATTTTCAGTTGCAGTGCAACTTTCGGAAATAGAAGAGGTTAATCAGAAGAATAAGATATTCAATCAGGATGTTTCTAATGCCAGTCAGTGGCTAAAGAGTAATGATCCCGACTACAAATCTAAAGTGATCTATGCTGATTACTGGCCCTACTTTGGATGGTACCTGCAGACTAATGTTGGGAAAATGCCAATGTTCAGAGACAATCAGAGTTTATATCAGGGTGTTAAAGATTTCAATTTCACTGCTGATGATAAAATGGCCTTAAATCATGAACTTAACCGTGTAAGTCCAGATTATTATATGTGCGCATGGGATGATATGAATTTCACAAATTATGCTGCAGTGGCAAGATTTGGCTCTGTAACCATATATAAACGAATTTAA
- a CDS encoding glycosyltransferase has product MISIVCVYNDPDLLSKYLLKSLDLQNSTYELILVDNTNHKFKSAAEALNYGGKKANNDYIMFVHQDMDINSCNWLKDAEEFLNSLENLGIAGIAGRSKDKWWPITNILDGIPPAPIAPCQIKVPVSVQTLDECLMIIPKRIFCNLLFDEVTCDNWHLYGIDFSLTVKKMGYDVYVLPLYAYHRSKGFSLSEKYYETLNKLFKKHRNQKIILTTVEDWVTFIPLNFQWRFPFIKRLIVSFFRRF; this is encoded by the coding sequence ATGATTTCCATTGTCTGTGTATATAATGATCCAGATCTTCTATCCAAATACTTATTAAAAAGTCTCGATTTACAAAATTCTACCTATGAACTGATTTTAGTGGATAATACTAATCATAAATTCAAATCCGCTGCTGAAGCATTAAATTATGGTGGTAAAAAGGCTAATAATGATTACATTATGTTTGTTCATCAAGATATGGATATTAATTCTTGTAATTGGTTGAAAGATGCTGAAGAATTTTTAAATTCTTTGGAAAATCTTGGCATTGCTGGCATTGCTGGGAGGTCAAAAGATAAGTGGTGGCCTATAACAAATATTCTAGATGGAATCCCCCCTGCACCAATAGCCCCCTGTCAAATTAAAGTTCCTGTTAGTGTGCAAACACTTGATGAGTGTTTAATGATAATACCTAAAAGAATTTTCTGTAATCTTTTATTTGACGAAGTGACATGTGATAACTGGCATTTATATGGTATCGATTTTTCTTTAACCGTGAAAAAAATGGGTTATGATGTATATGTGCTTCCTTTATATGCATATCACAGATCTAAGGGGTTTTCATTATCAGAAAAATATTATGAGACATTAAATAAATTATTTAAAAAACATAGAAATCAAAAAATAATATTAACTACTGTTGAGGATTGGGTAACTTTCATTCCTTTGAATTTTCAGTGGCGTTTTCCTTTCATTAAACGTTTAATAGTTTCATTTTTTAGAAGGTTTTGA
- a CDS encoding DegT/DnrJ/EryC1/StrS family aminotransferase, whose amino-acid sequence MIPFINLKKEPKEVDEKIVNAVSEIVRKKWFILGEELNKFETSFSKYIGSKYGIGVNSGSDALYIALKSIGTGKNDEIITVSHSFISTADAIVRNYAKPVFVDIDHETFCMNTELIEEKITRNTKAIIPVHLYGHPAEMDTIMEIARENDLFVIEDACQAHGAEYNNQKVGGIGDIGCFSFYPTKNLGGCGDGGIALTNNGELAEKMRMLRNYGQKEKYFHECVGVNSRLGEIESIILQKKLNYLDMWNLERKKSAQSYEKVLSDLDLTLPIEMANAKHVYHLYVIRCKERDQLQKSLLEKGIQTQIHYPKPIHLQQPYLKTAIGSKLPETNKACAEILSLPMHPWLTEEEIIFIGESIRCHV is encoded by the coding sequence ATGATTCCGTTCATAAACTTAAAGAAAGAACCTAAAGAAGTTGATGAAAAAATAGTTAATGCTGTTTCGGAAATTGTTAGAAAAAAATGGTTCATTTTGGGAGAAGAACTTAATAAATTTGAAACAAGTTTTTCCAAGTACATTGGATCCAAATATGGAATAGGAGTTAATTCCGGTTCAGATGCTCTTTATATTGCACTTAAATCAATTGGTACTGGGAAAAACGATGAAATAATTACAGTTTCACACTCTTTTATATCAACAGCCGATGCAATTGTTAGAAATTATGCCAAGCCTGTTTTTGTGGATATTGATCATGAAACATTTTGTATGAATACAGAGTTAATTGAAGAAAAAATAACAAGGAATACCAAAGCAATAATACCAGTTCATTTATATGGGCACCCTGCAGAAATGGATACAATTATGGAAATTGCCAGAGAGAACGATCTTTTTGTGATTGAAGATGCATGCCAAGCCCATGGCGCAGAATACAACAATCAAAAAGTTGGTGGTATCGGAGATATTGGGTGTTTTAGTTTTTACCCTACTAAAAACTTAGGAGGTTGTGGGGACGGGGGTATTGCACTAACTAACAATGGAGAACTAGCAGAAAAAATGAGAATGTTAAGAAACTACGGACAGAAAGAGAAATATTTCCATGAATGTGTTGGCGTTAACAGCAGATTAGGCGAAATTGAATCTATTATACTTCAAAAAAAGCTAAATTATCTAGATATGTGGAATTTAGAAAGGAAAAAATCAGCGCAATCGTATGAAAAGGTTTTATCCGATCTAGATTTAACTTTACCAATTGAGATGGCAAACGCTAAACATGTTTATCATTTATATGTCATTCGATGCAAAGAGAGAGACCAGTTACAAAAATCACTCTTAGAAAAAGGCATTCAAACACAAATACATTATCCGAAACCCATACATTTACAACAACCTTATTTAAAAACTGCTATCGGAAGTAAATTACCTGAAACTAATAAAGCATGTGCAGAAATACTTTCATTGCCAATGCACCCCTGGTTGACTGAAGAAGAAATCATTTTTATTGGAGAATCGATTCGATGCCACGTGTAA
- a CDS encoding GNAT family N-acetyltransferase: MLEIKKYDSTYKNQWDIFVSSSKNGFFLFYREYMEYHSDRFVDSSLMFFKKNKLVAILPANIYENVLYSHGGLTFGGIISDKNMKTSLMLDIFKSLKNYLKGKMIKKIVYKAIPHIYHILPAEEDLYAIFVDNGKLIRRDVSSAVFLEDKISFTKGKIWNVKKSRENGLEICRSYDFESFMEIEKENLKKYDAKPVHTAKEMELLASRFPDNIKLFTAHKEGYMLSGVIIYESNNVAHTQYIGATDEGMKLYSTDLIMDYLINDYYKGKKYFDFGISTEKDGFYLNEGLIGSKERFGARAIVHDFYEITID, translated from the coding sequence ATGTTGGAAATAAAAAAATACGACTCCACCTATAAAAATCAGTGGGATATTTTTGTATCTTCTTCCAAAAATGGTTTTTTTTTATTTTACAGAGAGTATATGGAATATCATAGTGATAGATTTGTTGACAGTTCTTTAATGTTTTTTAAAAAAAATAAGTTAGTTGCCATTTTGCCTGCGAATATTTATGAAAATGTTTTATATAGTCATGGTGGTCTAACATTTGGAGGTATTATCTCCGACAAAAATATGAAGACATCTTTGATGCTTGACATTTTTAAATCCCTTAAAAACTATTTGAAAGGGAAAATGATAAAAAAGATAGTTTACAAAGCCATTCCGCATATATATCATATATTACCTGCAGAAGAAGATTTGTATGCTATTTTTGTTGATAATGGTAAACTTATAAGGAGAGATGTTTCTTCTGCGGTTTTTCTTGAGGATAAAATCAGTTTCACTAAAGGTAAAATATGGAATGTGAAAAAGAGCAGAGAAAATGGTTTAGAAATTTGTCGAAGTTATGATTTTGAAAGTTTTATGGAAATTGAAAAAGAAAATCTAAAAAAATATGATGCTAAACCTGTTCACACTGCTAAAGAGATGGAATTACTTGCATCAAGATTTCCAGATAATATTAAGTTATTCACGGCTCATAAAGAGGGTTACATGCTTTCAGGGGTTATTATTTATGAAAGTAACAATGTAGCTCACACTCAGTACATAGGAGCAACTGATGAAGGCATGAAACTTTATTCCACTGATTTGATTATGGATTACCTCATAAATGATTATTATAAAGGAAAAAAATATTTCGATTTTGGGATATCAACTGAAAAAGATGGTTTTTATTTGAATGAAGGTTTAATTGGCTCAAAAGAAAGATTTGGAGCTAGGGCCATTGTTCATGATTTTTATGAGATAACAATTGATTAA
- a CDS encoding glycosyltransferase family 4 protein, giving the protein MFVHRLMKEIVKKGNEVHVLAPFTGGETDYVLEGVHVERFHYFYPRRFEKLSGRAGMIDNVKEGFLVKIQVLTYLFFNVFYSLRKLRKMDVIHVQWPIPNGLGALFLKKIYGIPYINTVHGEEVHLSRRYHMLFALRWLVNNSSKTITNSNATRKFCLEAGLDSEKIEVIPFGVDTDFFRPLDVYKDENIFQILSVGYLIERKGFEYLIRAMPHVLTEHENARLKIVGSGPLESKLKSLIYELDLGDQVEIVKNVSDEKLLMMYNSADLFVLPSIVDSQGNTEGLGVVLLEAMACGVPVIGSDVGGISDIIENKENGLLVEEKLIGNLSKSISLLIIDNELRNNLTINGQIMIKTKFSWKKISNQYVNVYQITH; this is encoded by the coding sequence ATATTTGTTCACAGGTTAATGAAGGAGATTGTCAAGAAAGGCAACGAGGTTCATGTTCTGGCACCTTTTACTGGTGGAGAAACAGATTATGTCCTGGAAGGAGTGCATGTGGAAAGATTTCACTATTTCTACCCTCGAAGATTTGAAAAGCTTTCCGGAAGAGCAGGGATGATTGATAATGTTAAAGAAGGGTTTTTAGTCAAGATTCAGGTTTTAACATATCTTTTTTTCAATGTTTTCTATTCACTGCGGAAATTAAGGAAGATGGATGTTATCCATGTTCAGTGGCCCATTCCCAATGGGTTAGGCGCTCTATTCCTTAAAAAGATTTATGGAATTCCTTATATAAATACAGTACATGGCGAAGAAGTTCATCTTTCCAGAAGGTACCACATGCTTTTTGCTCTTCGCTGGCTGGTAAATAATTCATCTAAAACAATTACCAACAGTAATGCAACCCGAAAATTCTGCCTGGAAGCAGGACTGGATAGTGAGAAGATTGAGGTAATACCATTTGGAGTGGACACAGACTTCTTCAGACCATTAGATGTTTATAAAGATGAGAATATCTTCCAGATATTATCTGTTGGTTATTTAATAGAAAGGAAAGGATTTGAATACTTAATACGTGCCATGCCCCATGTTTTAACTGAACATGAAAATGCCAGGTTGAAAATCGTGGGATCCGGGCCATTGGAGTCTAAGTTGAAATCATTAATTTATGAACTGGACCTCGGTGATCAGGTGGAAATTGTTAAGAATGTTTCTGATGAGAAATTACTTATGATGTACAACTCTGCGGACTTGTTTGTTCTGCCTTCCATTGTTGATTCACAGGGGAATACTGAAGGACTTGGTGTGGTTTTGTTGGAAGCTATGGCTTGTGGGGTTCCGGTTATTGGGTCTGATGTTGGTGGGATTTCTGATATTATTGAAAATAAGGAGAACGGACTTTTGGTTGAAGAGAAACTTATTGGAAACCTTTCAAAGAGCATATCCTTACTCATAATTGATAATGAATTACGAAATAATCTAACTATTAATGGTCAAATTATGATCAAAACTAAATTTTCTTGGAAGAAGATTTCTAACCAATATGTAAATGTGTATCAAATCACCCATTAA
- a CDS encoding FdtA/QdtA family cupin domain-containing protein yields MDLSNCRIIDLPKIEDARGNLTFIEGNNHIPFEIKRVYYLYDIPGGESRGGHAHKNLQQFIIAANGSFDVILDNGKQKKRFHLNRSYYGLYLKNMTWRELDNFSSGSVCLVLASDVYDEDDYIRNYETFKESIKDGEMVNDE; encoded by the coding sequence TTGGATTTATCAAATTGTAGAATAATAGATCTTCCTAAAATTGAAGATGCAAGGGGAAATTTAACTTTCATAGAGGGAAATAATCATATTCCTTTTGAAATTAAGAGAGTTTATTATCTCTATGATATTCCAGGAGGTGAATCAAGGGGAGGCCATGCACATAAAAATCTTCAACAGTTTATAATAGCTGCTAATGGAAGTTTTGATGTTATTTTAGATAATGGGAAACAAAAAAAGCGATTTCATTTAAATAGATCCTATTATGGGTTATATTTAAAAAACATGACTTGGCGAGAATTAGACAATTTTTCTTCTGGATCAGTCTGTCTAGTTTTAGCATCTGATGTTTATGATGAAGATGATTATATAAGAAACTATGAAACATTTAAGGAAAGTATAAAAGATGGAGAAATGGTGAACGATGAGTAA